Proteins encoded in a region of the Thermodesulfobacteriota bacterium genome:
- a CDS encoding PqqD family protein: MASSEAGGRPPPAGRMAALACVPVRSLAVAEERLAGGLVRLSYPVQLRPWLARLVRGLGLAGSPQRRPLDLDRLGTAVWDLVDGHRTVAEVAAAFARQHRLEPREAELPVAAFLRELGRRGIIGLADRGGETPPARTCPR; encoded by the coding sequence ATGGCCTCGTCTGAAGCCGGCGGCCGCCCGCCGCCCGCCGGCCGCATGGCGGCCCTGGCCTGCGTGCCGGTGCGCAGCCTGGCCGTGGCCGAGGAGCGGCTGGCCGGCGGCCTGGTGCGCCTGTCCTACCCGGTGCAGCTCAGGCCCTGGCTGGCCAGGCTGGTCCGGGGCCTGGGGCTGGCCGGTTCCCCCCAGCGCCGGCCCCTGGATCTGGACCGTCTGGGCACCGCGGTCTGGGACCTGGTGGACGGCCACCGCACGGTGGCCGAGGTGGCGGCGGCCTTTGCCCGCCAGCACCGGCTGGAGCCCCGGGAGGCGGAGCTGCCGGTGGCCGCCTTTCTCCGGGAGCTGGGCCGGCGCGGGATCATCGGCCTCGCGGACCGGGGAGGTGAGACGCCCCCGGCGCGCACTTGTCCGCGGTAG